A portion of the Drosophila willistoni isolate 14030-0811.24 unplaced genomic scaffold, UCI_dwil_1.1 Seg151, whole genome shotgun sequence genome contains these proteins:
- the LOC124460910 gene encoding uncharacterized protein LOC124460910, whose amino-acid sequence MLLNTRGPKHGRRLLLSSVIRSTALYAVPSWIKGMETRSYRRSLESTHRLRAIRVCSAFRTISDDAALVIAGLLPIDEYAAIASDSFTASRQTNSTTTDQQSGLEHRRAWQSSLRRWQERKHGAVNFYLTQLLSGHGCFSSYLKRFNHDESDECTWCGAGIVEDASHVLQHCPRFDVERCRLQNVMGELVTSRNLIRRMTADPDVWEAVSAFAVRVTKVLRKLER is encoded by the exons ATGCTACTCAACACGCGTGGACCGAAACATGGACGGCGTCTCTTGCTATCCAGCGTCATACGATCGACTGCACTATACGCGGTGCCTTCGTGGATAAAGGGGATGGAAACGAGATCCTACAGGCGAAGCCTTGAGTCGACGCATCGTTTAAGGGCAATCAGAGTATGCAGCGCTTTTCGCACCATCTCTGACGACGCCGCACTGGTGATCGCTGGGTTGCTGCCCATCGACGAATACGCAGCCATCGCGTCGGACTCCTTCACAGCGTCAAGACAAACAAACAGCACTACCACAGATCAGCAGAGTGGCCTCGAGCATCGGAGGGCATGGCAGTCGAGTCTGCGTAGATGGCAGGAAAG AAAACACGGGGCAGTGAACTTCTACCTCACACAGCTCCTGAGCGGCCACGGATGCTTCAGTAGCTACCTGAAGAGATTCAACCATGACGAGTCGGATGAATGCACATGGTGCGGAGCTGGCATTGTAGAAGACGCAAGCCATGTGCTCCAGCACTGCCCACGCTTCGACGTAGAAAGGTGCCGTCTGCAGAACGTAATGGGCGAGCTGGTGACTTCGAGAAATCTCATCAGAAGGATGACCGCAGACCCAGACGTATGGGAGGCGGTCAGTGCCTTCGCCGTGCGCGTAACGAAGGTACTCAGGAAACTGGAGAGGTAA